The genomic window TCGACCGTGCCACCCTCGTCACCGATGAGGTCGAGAAGGCGATCGACCGTCTCTCCGCGCTGGCGCCGCTGCACAACCCGGCCAACCTGCAGGGCATCAGGGCCGCGAAGGAGGCGTTCGCCGACGTGCCCCACGTGGCGGTGTTCGACACGGCGTTCCACCAGACGCTGGCTCCCGCCGCCTACACCTACGCCATCGACGCGGAGCTCGCCGAGAAGCACCACGTGCGCCGGTTCGGGTTCCACGGCACCTCGCACAAGTACGTCTCCGAGAAGACCGCCGAGTTCCTCGGCCGGCCGCTCGCCGAGCTCAAGATCATCGTCCTGCACCTCGGCAACGGCGCCTCCGCCGCGGCGATCGACGGCGGTCGCTCGATCGAGACGAGCATGGGCATGACGCCCCTCGAGGGGCTCGTCATGGGCACGCGCTCGGGCGACATCGACCCTGCGGCGGTGTTCCACCTGCACCGTGAGGCGGGCCTCGACTTCGACGAGCTCGAGACCCTGCTCAACAAGGGCAGCGGCCTGCTCGGCCTCACCGGCAGCGGCGACATGCGCGACGTGCAGGACAGCGCCTCCCGCGGCGACGCCGTGTCCGAGTCGGCGCTGGCCGTCTACCGCCACCGCATCCGTCACTACGTCGGCGCGTACGTCGCCCAGCTCGGCGGCCTGGACGCCGTCGTGTTCACCGCCGGCGTCGGCGAGAACAACGCACTGCTCCGCCGCCGGACCCTGGCCGGGCTCGAGTTCCTCGGCATCCGGGTCGACGACGACCGCAACGAGCTGGCCTCCCGCGACGCCCGTCGCATCTCGCCCGAGGGCGCGGCCGTCGAGGTGCTCGTCGTCCCCACGAACGAGGAGCTCGAGATCGCCCGGCAGGCCGCCGCGCTCCGCTGAGCACAGTCCCGTCCGGGGGAGCGGCGGCCCCGCGCCGACCCCCTCGAGGCGAGAGAGGCCCCGGAGGCGCACGTCGCGCCTCCGGGGCCTCTCTCGTGTGCGACAGGCAAGCGCCTGCCCTGACCTCAGTACTTGATGGTGGCGAGCGCGTCCGACACGGGCGTCTCGCCCGAGACCAGCTCGAACTGCGTCTTCACGGCCGTGCCCTCGATGATCGCGGTGGCGATCACCTCCGCCACGTCGGCGCGGGAGACCGTGCCCCGCTCGACCGTCTGGCCCACGGTGACCTGGCCGGTGCCGGGGTCGTCGGTGAGGCCGCCGGGGCGCACGACGGTCCAGTCGAGGCCGTCACGGGCGCGCAGGTCGGCGTCGGCCTCGCTCTTCGCGCGCATGTACACCTGGTAGACGGCGTCGTCGTCCTCGGCGGGCAGCTGCGCCTTCTCGGGGTCGAAGGCGTCCGTGCCGATGGCCGAGACCATCACGTAGCGGGCGACGCCCGCCTTCTCCGCCGCGTCGGCGAGCAGGATCGCACCGTCACGGTCGATCGTGAGCTTGCGCTCCGCGCCGCTGCCGCCTCCGCCGCCGGCCGCGAAGACCACGGCGTCGGCACCGTCGAGGTGGCCCGCGAGGGTCTCGACGTCGGTCTGCTCCAGGTCGAGGACGAGCGCGCGGGCACCCGCCGCCTCCAGGTCGGACGTGTGGTCGGGGTTGCGGACGATGCCCACCGGGTCGTGCCCGGCGTCGGCGAGTCGGCGTTCGAGGAGCTGGGCGATCTTGCCGTGTCCTCCGGCGATGACGATTCTCATGCACCCAGGGAACACCCCGTGTCGCGCGAGTCGCTCAGGAGCCGCTAAACTTCTCGAGGCTCCTCACGTGGCGCCATCCAGGCCAACTCCCCCAGGGCGGAAACGCAGCAAGGGCAACCGGGCTCTGGCGGGTGCGTGAGGGGTCTCCACTTTTTAACGCGGCGCTGCCCTCGCGGCGCTGCGGCGCCGCGTGACCTGGGGTGCGGACGGGACTGGCCGGTCGCGTTCCCGAGATGGTGCGCCGCTGCAGCGGATCGCGCCGAGCGTCGAGACCCTCGGGAGTCGCGCGGACCCTCGGGCGCGCGGCGGGGTGCGCGCGGGTTCCGCGGGTCCGGGAGATGGGACGGGGCCGCGCGACAGGCGTGGCGGGCGGGGTCAGGAGGCGGCGCCGCAGATCGCCCCGAGCAGGCCGTAGTTGACGGTGCGGCCTCCCGAGAGCGGCGACACCCACGGCGACGTGCCCGTGCCGGCCGTGCCCTGGACGCGATAGGTCGTCGTGCTCACGCCGAGGATCTCCAGCGGCACTTGATAGCTGTTGGTGGTCACCGTGGCGACGGGCTGCGCCACTCCGGTCCTGTAGACGTTCCACGACGGCGGCGCGACACCGCCTGTGGGGAGCGGCGTCGGCACGTCCCACGTCAGCACGGGGCCCGCGAGGAGGCCGCCGCCGCTGCAGCCGATCGTCGTCGCCCTCACCAGGGTCCCCGTGCTCGTCGTGGCCGTCGCCGTCGTGCGGTCCGCGAAGGCGGCGAGGGTGGGCTCGGGGGGCGCTGCGGCCAGCGCGGCGGCCAGGGCGAGCACGACGACGCCCGAGACGACGGCGGTGCCGGCGCCGGAGGTGCGGTGCCGGCCGGCCGCGTGACGCGGCCCGTCCTCGCGGCGGACGCGCGCCTCCTCGGCTCTGCTGTCGTCGGCGTGCGCGGGGTCGTGTGCGGTCGCGGCCAGCTCCTCCGCGCGCGGGCGACGGAACCCGATCATGGCGAGCATGCCGAAGAGCGTCCCGACGACGAACACCCAGCCGGGGGCCATCGCCTGGTCGACCCACTCGCCGAGCCGCGGCGTCGACCAGAAGACCCTGTCGGCCTCCGCGACGACGACCGGGTCGGGGTCGGTCACCGGGTTCGCGTCGCCCTTGAGGACGAGCGACCGGGAGGCGCCGCCCGCGTCGTCCGTCTCGACCACGCGGTGGGTGACGCGGACGCCGTCCGCACGCGGCACGCTCACGACGTCGCCCACGGCCACCTCGGCCGCAGGCACGGTCTGCGCGAGCGCGAGCGCACCCGTGGGGATGTCCGGCGACATCGAGCCCGAGCGGAAGATCAGGGGAGTGACGCCCGCGAAGACGGCCAGGGCGGCGGCCGTCAGGCAGACCACACCGGTCAGCGCCCCGACCCAGAGCACGACCTCGCGCGCGAGGAAGCGCGCCCGGGCGTTGCGCCGGGCGTGGTCGACCGGCGGCCGGTCGTGCCGCGCGCGTCCGGGGGAGGACGCCATGAGTGGCTCCCCTCGTCGTGCGTCGGGCAGGTGGTCCGTGGGGGGAACGGCGGAGTCGGGCACCCGACGCCGGACTCCGCCGTTCCCGTGTCCGGGCCGCGTCCGCCACAGGTGGCGGGGGCCTCGGGACGCCCGCCCTGGGAGGCGGGAGCTGGGAGAGCTGCGGGCGGTTACTGCTGGGTGGCGGTCACCGTCATGGTCGCCGTCACGGACTTGCCCTGCACCGTGTTGTCCGCGGTCGAGGGCACCTCGGCACGGACGCACAGGTACTCGACCTGGCCGGCGGGCAGCGCGCGGGGAGCGGCGGTCGCGGGGCCGGCGCTGAGCTTGGTCGTGGCGGGCGTGACGACCGTGGTCGCGCCCGTGAACGTGGCGCTGCTGCACGTCGGCGGGGTGCCGACGCCGAACGCGCTCGTGCCGAGGCTCGCGACGCCGTAGTTCAGCGCCGCGGCGAGGAGCTGCGGGTCGGTGCCGGTGGTGCTCGTCGTCGTGTACGCGTAGTTGAAGGGCAGGTTGCCGGCGTTCCGCACCGTGAGGAGCGCGTACGTCTGGTCGCCCGGCTTCGCCGCCGTCATCGTGAGGCCGGTGAGGGCCGTCGTGACGTCCTGGTCGTTCAGCTTGAGGTCGAGCGTGCCCGTGCTGAAGCTGCCGGTCGCGGTCACGGTGTCGGTGAACGCCGCGAGCGTCGCGACGGTCCCGAGCCCGAGCACGGTGCCGAGGGCGAGCACTGCCCTGACCTTGCCCGAGACGGAGAGGCGGTGGGCGCGCGAGGACGCCGTGGCTGCAGACATGCGGGTGTCTCCTGATCCTGATCCTGACCGGTGTGCCGCGAGGGTGGGTCGCGACGTGTGCGTCGCCGCTGGTGAGGCGGCTCGGCACGAGCTGGTGAGGCTCGTCCGGTGGGTCGAAGATACCAAGGAGGCGCTGGTTGCGCCAGAGTCGGACCCACCCCCGATGGGGGGCCGGGTCGACCGCTCGCCGCCGCGGACGTCGGTGGCCCCGACTACTCTTGTCCCGTGGTCACAGCCCTGTATCGCCGTTACCGGCCAGAGAACTTCGCCGAGCTGATCGGACAGTCGCAGGTGACCGATCCGCTCCGCACGGCGCTGCGCGCCGACCGTGTCAACCACGCCTACCTGTTCAGCGGCCCGCGGGGCTGCGGCAAGACGACGTCGGCCCGCATCCTGGCGCGCTGCCTGAACTGCGCCGAGGGCCCGACCGACACCCCGTGCGGCGTGTGCGACTCGTGTGTCGAGCTCGCACGCGACGGCGGCGGCTCGCTCGACGTCATCGAGATCGACGCGGCCAGCCACAACGGCGTCGACGACGCCCGCGACATCCGCGACCGTGCCGTGTTCGCCCCCGCACGCGACCGGTTCAAGATCTTCATCCTCGACGAGGCCCACATGGTCACGCCGCAGGGCTTCAACGCGCTGCTCAAGGTCGTGGAAGAGCCGCCGGAGCACGTCAAGTTCATCTTCGCGACGACCGAGCCCGACAAGGTGATCGGCACGATCAGGTCCCGTACCCACCACTACCCGTTCCGGCTCGTGCCGCCCGCCCAGATGCTCGAGTACGTGCAGCAGCTGACCGAGAGCGAGAGCGTCGCGGCGGCCCCGGGCGTCCTGCCGCTGGTGGTCCGCGCGGGCGGCGGCTCGGTGCGCGACACGCTGTCGCTGCTGGACCAGCTCATGGCCGGCAGCGAGAGCGGCGGCATCGAGTACGAGCGCGCGGTCGCGCTGCTCGGCTACACGCACGCCGCGCTCCTCGACGACGTCGTCGTCGCCCTGGGGCAGCGCGACGGCGCCGCGGCCTTCGCCGCCGTCGACCGCGTCGTCCAGACGGGTCAGGATCCGCGACGCTTCGTCGAGGACCTGCTCGAGCGGCTCCGCGACCTGATCGTGGTCGGCGCGACCGTCGAGGGCGCCTCCGCCGTGCTGCGCGGCGTCACGCCCGAAGAGCTCGACCGGCTCGTGCAGCAGTCCCACGCCTTCGGCGCAGCGGAGCTGTCCCGCTCGGCCGACGTGGTCAACCGAGCCCTCACCGACATGACGGGCGCCACGTCGCCCCGTCTCCACCTCGAGCTGATGATCGCGCGCGTGCTCGTCCCCGAGGCCGACGAGACGACGCGGGGCGCGCTCGCGCGCGTCGAGCGGCTCGAGCGCCGCGTCGGCGTGGACGGTGCCGCGGGCGACGCCGTCCACCCTGCGCGCCCCGCGCAGGCAGCCGTGTCCGCCGCTCCCGCCCAGGGGGCGGGCACCGCTGGTCAGCAGACCGGCGGAGCCTCGTCGGCCCGGGGCAGCGGGACGACCGCCGCGCAGGCGACCGCGGCGTCGAGTGCCGTGTCGACGTCGTCCGACCCGGCCGCCGCGTCGGCTGCGTGGGGTGCCGTCGCGCCTGCCGCCAGCTCGTCGGCTGC from Frigoribacterium sp. PvP032 includes these protein-coding regions:
- a CDS encoding DNA polymerase III subunit gamma and tau, which gives rise to MVTALYRRYRPENFAELIGQSQVTDPLRTALRADRVNHAYLFSGPRGCGKTTSARILARCLNCAEGPTDTPCGVCDSCVELARDGGGSLDVIEIDAASHNGVDDARDIRDRAVFAPARDRFKIFILDEAHMVTPQGFNALLKVVEEPPEHVKFIFATTEPDKVIGTIRSRTHHYPFRLVPPAQMLEYVQQLTESESVAAAPGVLPLVVRAGGGSVRDTLSLLDQLMAGSESGGIEYERAVALLGYTHAALLDDVVVALGQRDGAAAFAAVDRVVQTGQDPRRFVEDLLERLRDLIVVGATVEGASAVLRGVTPEELDRLVQQSHAFGAAELSRSADVVNRALTDMTGATSPRLHLELMIARVLVPEADETTRGALARVERLERRVGVDGAAGDAVHPARPAQAAVSAAPAQGAGTAGQQTGGASSARGSGTTAAQATAASSAVSTSSDPAAASAAWGAVAPAASSSAAPEPAASEPVVTEPAATEPAPPTAAHSAAWAQTPAVEGAVPPAAGPGTGGSTSPVGPVSLQQMRDAWPEIVEAVEKARRTAWMVVVTASVQGYADEVLTLAFPSAHDVDEFKKPQGAGEGVSEYLRRAIQQVLGVRVKYIARVEGPADGPAPAAAAAVAPTEPAPAEPLPAPTESLARDEPAPVETPVAPAQAAEPQMPLAPAPARAEARPAAGPVTGWDVATIPQTPPPEPDEPEFITEEPPGGAPTVDATPPPADVAPAAPSSAAPAAGPAPTTPAPAQGPSASQRRAAAGDPRRGIPAGSRYGEAVVREILGAQFIEEETIAPRVTPQRSE
- a CDS encoding acetate/propionate family kinase codes for the protein MSAVLVVNSGSSSFKYQLIELDDETTLASGLVERIGEAVGETRHRNHLTGDESSNDSQAIADHAAGFEAMMAAFAAQGPSFDEHPPTAVGHRVVHGGVDFDRATLVTDEVEKAIDRLSALAPLHNPANLQGIRAAKEAFADVPHVAVFDTAFHQTLAPAAYTYAIDAELAEKHHVRRFGFHGTSHKYVSEKTAEFLGRPLAELKIIVLHLGNGASAAAIDGGRSIETSMGMTPLEGLVMGTRSGDIDPAAVFHLHREAGLDFDELETLLNKGSGLLGLTGSGDMRDVQDSASRGDAVSESALAVYRHRIRHYVGAYVAQLGGLDAVVFTAGVGENNALLRRRTLAGLEFLGIRVDDDRNELASRDARRISPEGAAVEVLVVPTNEELEIARQAAALR
- a CDS encoding TasA family protein, with protein sequence MSAATASSRAHRLSVSGKVRAVLALGTVLGLGTVATLAAFTDTVTATGSFSTGTLDLKLNDQDVTTALTGLTMTAAKPGDQTYALLTVRNAGNLPFNYAYTTTSTTGTDPQLLAAALNYGVASLGTSAFGVGTPPTCSSATFTGATTVVTPATTKLSAGPATAAPRALPAGQVEYLCVRAEVPSTADNTVQGKSVTATMTVTATQQ
- a CDS encoding SDR family oxidoreductase: MRIVIAGGHGKIAQLLERRLADAGHDPVGIVRNPDHTSDLEAAGARALVLDLEQTDVETLAGHLDGADAVVFAAGGGGGSGAERKLTIDRDGAILLADAAEKAGVARYVMVSAIGTDAFDPEKAQLPAEDDDAVYQVYMRAKSEADADLRARDGLDWTVVRPGGLTDDPGTGQVTVGQTVERGTVSRADVAEVIATAIIEGTAVKTQFELVSGETPVSDALATIKY
- a CDS encoding signal peptidase I, coding for MASSPGRARHDRPPVDHARRNARARFLAREVVLWVGALTGVVCLTAAALAVFAGVTPLIFRSGSMSPDIPTGALALAQTVPAAEVAVGDVVSVPRADGVRVTHRVVETDDAGGASRSLVLKGDANPVTDPDPVVVAEADRVFWSTPRLGEWVDQAMAPGWVFVVGTLFGMLAMIGFRRPRAEELAATAHDPAHADDSRAEEARVRREDGPRHAAGRHRTSGAGTAVVSGVVVLALAAALAAAPPEPTLAAFADRTTATATTSTGTLVRATTIGCSGGGLLAGPVLTWDVPTPLPTGGVAPPSWNVYRTGVAQPVATVTTNSYQVPLEILGVSTTTYRVQGTAGTGTSPWVSPLSGGRTVNYGLLGAICGAAS